The Dokdonella koreensis DS-123 genome has a segment encoding these proteins:
- the fusA gene encoding elongation factor G, with the protein MPYSTADIRNIALAGHAGAGKTTLFEALLLAGGAIQAAGTVERGSTVSDFDPMEKERKHSLQAAIAAIDRPGCHINLIDTPGLHDFRGPALAALDAVETVAVVVNAASGIEHSTRRLMEHARLRGDARLLVVNKIDQEGVDLAALVDALREAFGNECLPINLPAEGGRTVVDCFFQPSGTSDFSSVAEAHQRIIDQVVEINEGLMGRYLDDGEAGLAGADLHAAFEQCLREGHLVPICFVSARTGAGVSELLDLAERLLPNPAEGNAPPFVKGNGPDARPLQAAPDPERHVIADVFKIVNDPFVGKLGIFRVYQGTVRRDTQLFVDDGRKPFKVGHLFRLQGKEHVEIDQAIPGDIAAVAKIEDIHVDAVLHDSHDEDHIHLKPVAFPQPMFGLAVEPAHKGQEQKLATALAKLCEEDPCLRVEHHRELNETLLRGLSDLHLKLALERMRQRYGVEVTTRPPRIAYRETIASAAEGHHRHKKQTGGAGQFGEVFLRVEPLERGSGFEFVDEVKGGAIPGQFIPAVEKGVRQGLAAGVVAGFAIQDIRVCVYDGRSHPVDSKEVAFVAAGRKAFVDAVAKAQPVVLEPIVNLDISVPDTSMGDVTGGLAGKRARIHGTDARQGGECVIKAQVPLAEVVGYQTELKAMTGGRGRYAMEFSHYEAVPAQVQKHLVGAWRPAADED; encoded by the coding sequence ATGCCCTACAGCACCGCAGACATCCGCAACATTGCCCTGGCAGGACACGCGGGCGCCGGCAAGACCACGCTTTTCGAAGCCCTGCTGCTGGCCGGCGGCGCGATCCAGGCGGCAGGCACCGTCGAGCGCGGCTCGACCGTCTCGGATTTCGATCCGATGGAGAAGGAACGCAAGCATTCGCTGCAGGCGGCGATCGCCGCGATCGACCGGCCCGGCTGCCACATCAACCTGATCGACACGCCCGGGCTGCACGACTTCCGCGGCCCGGCACTGGCCGCGCTCGATGCGGTGGAGACCGTCGCGGTGGTCGTCAACGCCGCTTCCGGCATCGAGCACTCGACACGGCGCCTGATGGAGCATGCGCGCCTGCGCGGCGACGCGCGGCTGCTGGTCGTCAACAAGATCGACCAGGAAGGCGTGGACCTCGCCGCCCTGGTGGACGCGCTGCGCGAGGCGTTCGGCAACGAGTGCCTGCCGATCAACCTGCCGGCGGAAGGCGGCCGGACCGTGGTGGACTGCTTCTTCCAGCCGTCCGGGACCAGCGATTTCTCGTCGGTCGCCGAGGCGCACCAGCGCATCATCGACCAGGTGGTGGAGATCAACGAAGGCCTGATGGGGCGCTACCTCGACGACGGCGAGGCCGGCCTGGCCGGCGCCGACCTGCACGCGGCGTTCGAGCAGTGCCTGCGCGAGGGCCACCTGGTACCGATCTGCTTCGTCTCCGCGCGCACCGGCGCCGGCGTGAGCGAGCTCCTGGACCTGGCCGAGCGGCTGCTGCCGAACCCGGCCGAGGGCAACGCCCCGCCGTTCGTGAAGGGCAACGGCCCCGACGCGCGGCCGCTGCAGGCCGCGCCGGACCCGGAGCGCCACGTGATCGCCGACGTGTTCAAGATCGTCAACGATCCCTTCGTCGGCAAGCTCGGCATCTTCCGCGTCTACCAGGGCACCGTGCGGCGCGACACGCAGCTGTTCGTCGACGACGGCCGCAAGCCGTTCAAGGTCGGCCACCTGTTCCGGCTGCAGGGCAAGGAGCACGTGGAGATCGACCAGGCGATCCCCGGCGACATCGCCGCCGTCGCCAAGATCGAGGACATCCACGTGGACGCGGTGCTGCACGACTCGCACGACGAGGACCACATCCACCTCAAGCCGGTGGCGTTCCCGCAGCCGATGTTCGGGCTGGCGGTGGAACCGGCGCACAAGGGCCAGGAGCAGAAGCTGGCGACGGCGCTGGCGAAGCTGTGCGAGGAAGACCCGTGCCTGCGCGTGGAGCATCATCGCGAGCTCAACGAGACCCTGCTGCGCGGCCTCTCGGACCTGCACCTGAAGCTGGCGCTGGAACGCATGCGCCAGCGCTACGGCGTCGAGGTCACGACGCGGCCGCCGCGCATCGCCTACCGCGAGACGATCGCGTCGGCCGCCGAGGGCCATCACCGCCACAAGAAGCAGACCGGCGGTGCCGGCCAGTTCGGCGAGGTGTTCCTGCGGGTGGAGCCGCTGGAGCGCGGCTCGGGCTTCGAGTTCGTCGACGAGGTCAAGGGCGGCGCGATCCCCGGGCAGTTCATCCCGGCCGTCGAGAAGGGCGTGCGCCAGGGCCTGGCGGCCGGCGTGGTCGCCGGCTTCGCGATCCAGGACATCCGCGTCTGCGTCTACGACGGCCGCTCGCACCCGGTCGACTCCAAGGAGGTCGCCTTCGTCGCCGCCGGCCGCAAGGCCTTCGTCGACGCGGTCGCCAAGGCGCAGCCGGTCGTACTCGAGCCGATCGTCAACCTCGACATCAGCGTGCCCGACACCAGCATGGGCGACGTGACCGGCGGCCTGGCCGGCAAGCGCGCGCGCATCCACGGCACCGATGCGCGGCAGGGCGGCGAGTGCGTCATCAAGGCGCAGGTGCCGCTGGCCGAGGTGGTCGGCTACCAGACCGAGCTGAAGGCGATGACCGGCGGCCGCGGCCGCTACGCGATGGAGTTCAGCCACTACGAGGCCGTGCCGGCGCAGGTCCAGAAGCACCTGGTCGGCGCCTGGCGGCCGGCGGCGGACGAGGACTGA
- a CDS encoding PDZ domain-containing protein, which translates to MKPVISLLALAIACAHVQAADTQAPAAPDTEAARKELGELRQQMSDLSRRMADLSRELGDTGPRAYALRYLNEPDRAIIGVVLGTEADGVRVNGVTPDGPAARAGLRSGDLITAVNGQKLAKKDPDASLAKARSLLDGIKAGQEIRLAWQRDGKTQPDLKLTAERRQAQQWPRVFVDRSTERNADGQEITRIEIDGAGLPPDLDDRVRRATAHARLAAVDAAEISKRARVVAIDAGKHADLARLEFVRDTMPWWNINLASLNPDLGRYFGTDEGVLVLQTGERALPGLKPGDVIQSVAGKKVARPEDALRALRDQPAGGDVDVSVLRDRKTLALKTKAPEYKAIYDVDFVAPPPPPAAPAAPPPPPKPPTPPPYPGATAPPAPPAVPASPPPAPPAPPAAPRGGSGR; encoded by the coding sequence ATGAAGCCCGTCATTTCACTGCTCGCGCTGGCCATCGCCTGCGCCCACGTCCAGGCGGCCGACACGCAGGCGCCTGCCGCACCCGACACCGAAGCGGCCCGCAAGGAACTGGGCGAGCTGCGCCAGCAGATGAGCGACCTGTCGCGGCGCATGGCCGACCTGTCGCGCGAGCTGGGTGATACCGGCCCGCGCGCCTACGCGCTGCGCTACCTCAACGAGCCCGACCGCGCGATCATCGGCGTGGTGCTCGGCACCGAGGCCGACGGCGTGCGCGTCAACGGCGTCACGCCTGACGGCCCGGCCGCCCGTGCCGGCCTGCGCAGCGGCGACCTCATCACCGCGGTCAACGGCCAGAAGCTCGCGAAGAAGGATCCGGACGCGTCGCTGGCAAAGGCGCGCAGCCTGCTCGACGGCATCAAGGCCGGCCAGGAGATCCGCCTGGCCTGGCAGCGCGACGGTAAGACCCAGCCCGACCTGAAGCTCACCGCCGAGCGCCGCCAGGCGCAACAGTGGCCGCGCGTGTTCGTCGACCGCAGCACCGAGCGCAACGCCGACGGCCAGGAAATCACCCGCATCGAGATCGACGGCGCCGGCCTGCCGCCGGACCTGGACGACAGGGTCCGGCGGGCGACCGCGCATGCGCGCCTGGCGGCAGTCGATGCCGCCGAGATCAGCAAGCGCGCGCGGGTGGTGGCGATCGACGCCGGCAAGCACGCCGACCTGGCGCGCCTGGAGTTCGTCCGTGACACGATGCCGTGGTGGAACATCAACCTGGCCTCGCTCAATCCGGACCTCGGCCGCTACTTCGGCACCGACGAAGGCGTGCTGGTGCTGCAGACCGGCGAACGCGCCCTGCCCGGCCTCAAGCCCGGCGACGTGATCCAGTCGGTGGCCGGCAAGAAGGTCGCGCGGCCGGAAGACGCACTGCGCGCGCTGCGCGACCAGCCGGCCGGCGGCGACGTGGACGTGAGCGTGCTGCGCGACCGCAAGACGCTCGCGCTCAAGACCAAGGCGCCGGAGTACAAGGCGATCTACGACGTCGACTTCGTCGCGCCGCCCCCACCGCCGGCGGCACCCGCGGCACCGCCGCCGCCCCCCAAGCCGCCGACACCGCCGCCCTACCCGGGCGCCACGGCACCGCCGGCACCGCCCGCGGTGCCGGCATCACCGCCGCCCGCACCGCCGGCGCCGCCGGCCGCACCGCGCGGCGGCAGCGGGCGCTGA
- a CDS encoding YebC/PmpR family DNA-binding transcriptional regulator, whose translation MGRGPSIEGRKNAEDARRGKIFTKLIREITIAARNGADPATNARLRMGVDKALSANMSKDTIERAIKRGSGADGADNMQELRYEGYGPAGVALIIDCMTDNPVRTVADVRHALSKNGGNLGTSGSVAFQFARVGELVFDTAAAGAEDRVLETALEAGADDVQSEGDRSTVLCAPEQFETVKQALVAAGLAPLSADVVMRPGNRVAVSGEAAETLTDLLDWLEELDDVQDVYHNAALPAA comes from the coding sequence ATGGGCAGAGGTCCCAGCATCGAAGGCCGCAAGAACGCCGAGGACGCCCGGCGCGGCAAGATCTTCACCAAGCTGATCCGCGAGATCACGATCGCCGCCCGCAACGGCGCCGATCCGGCGACCAATGCGCGCCTGCGCATGGGCGTGGACAAGGCGCTGTCGGCCAACATGTCCAAGGACACGATCGAGCGCGCGATCAAGCGCGGCTCCGGCGCGGACGGCGCCGACAACATGCAGGAGCTGCGCTACGAGGGCTACGGTCCGGCCGGCGTCGCGCTGATCATCGACTGCATGACCGACAACCCGGTGCGCACCGTCGCCGACGTGCGCCATGCATTGTCGAAGAACGGCGGCAACCTCGGCACCAGCGGCTCGGTGGCGTTCCAGTTCGCGCGGGTCGGCGAGCTGGTGTTCGACACGGCCGCGGCCGGTGCCGAGGACCGTGTACTGGAGACCGCGCTGGAGGCCGGCGCCGACGACGTGCAGAGCGAGGGCGACCGCAGCACGGTGCTGTGCGCGCCGGAGCAGTTCGAGACGGTCAAGCAGGCGCTGGTCGCCGCCGGCCTGGCGCCGCTCAGCGCCGACGTCGTGATGCGGCCGGGCAACCGCGTGGCGGTGAGCGGCGAGGCTGCCGAGACGCTGACCGACCTGCTGGACTGGCTCGAAGAGCTCGACGACGTGCAGGACGTCTACCACAACGCCGCCTTGCCGGCTGCCTAG
- a CDS encoding efflux RND transporter periplasmic adaptor subunit: MAAVPQRRRMFVWVGIGAAAVVGLALLVPTVARLFSADSAASISRLRIAEVTRGTLTRDVSVQGRIVAAVSPTLYARTAGTVNLIAQAGDQVKKGDVLAEIDSPELSNRLQQEQATLQSLDLDVQRASLDHRKQALAAKKLLDQAKIDRQTAARDVERTEKAWKAGAMPELDVLRGKDALAKADIDVANAEQDMKLDIETLDFDLKSKRLALDRQRLLTVDLQRQVDELKMRSPVDGQVGQLIAQQRANVAASAPILTVVDLTALEVEVQVPEVFAHDLAIGMPAEIQDNSGKYTGEIRAVSPEVIDGQVTGRIRFGDSKPAGLRQNQRLTTRILMDSRPDVLMVERGPFLDAGAGRVAYRVRDDMAERVAIQVGATSLNAVEIVSGLAQGDRIVISGTDQFNGAQRIALSR; this comes from the coding sequence ATGGCCGCAGTACCCCAGCGGCGCCGGATGTTCGTCTGGGTCGGCATCGGTGCGGCGGCGGTGGTGGGGCTCGCCCTGCTGGTACCGACCGTGGCGCGCCTGTTCTCGGCCGATTCGGCCGCCAGCATCAGCCGGCTGCGGATCGCCGAGGTGACGCGCGGGACGCTGACCCGCGACGTCTCGGTGCAGGGCCGCATCGTCGCGGCGGTCAGCCCGACGCTGTACGCGCGCACCGCCGGTACCGTCAACCTGATCGCCCAGGCCGGCGACCAGGTCAAGAAGGGCGACGTGCTGGCCGAGATCGACAGCCCCGAGCTCAGCAACCGCCTGCAGCAGGAGCAGGCCACCCTGCAGAGCCTGGATCTGGACGTGCAGCGCGCCAGCCTCGACCACCGCAAGCAGGCGCTGGCCGCCAAGAAGCTGCTCGACCAGGCCAAGATCGACCGCCAGACCGCGGCGCGCGACGTGGAGCGCACCGAGAAGGCCTGGAAGGCCGGCGCGATGCCCGAGCTGGACGTGCTGCGCGGCAAGGACGCGCTGGCCAAGGCCGACATCGACGTGGCCAATGCCGAGCAGGACATGAAGCTCGACATCGAGACGCTCGACTTCGACCTCAAGTCCAAGCGCCTGGCGCTGGATCGCCAGCGGCTGCTGACCGTCGACCTGCAGCGCCAGGTGGACGAGCTGAAGATGCGCTCGCCGGTGGACGGTCAGGTCGGCCAGCTGATCGCCCAGCAGCGCGCCAACGTGGCCGCCAGCGCACCGATCCTGACCGTGGTCGACCTGACTGCGCTGGAGGTCGAGGTGCAGGTGCCGGAGGTGTTCGCGCACGACCTGGCGATCGGCATGCCGGCCGAGATCCAGGACAACAGCGGCAAGTACACGGGCGAGATCCGCGCGGTGTCGCCGGAAGTCATCGACGGCCAGGTCACCGGCCGCATCCGCTTCGGCGACAGCAAGCCGGCCGGGCTGCGCCAGAACCAGCGCCTGACCACGCGCATCCTGATGGATTCGCGCCCCGATGTGCTGATGGTCGAGCGCGGTCCGTTCCTCGACGCCGGTGCCGGTCGTGTCGCCTACCGGGTGCGCGACGACATGGCCGAGCGGGTCGCGATCCAGGTCGGCGCGACCAGCCTCAATGCCGTGGAGATCGTCAGCGGCCTCGCCCAGGGCGACCGCATCGTGATCTCCGGCACCGACCAGTTCAACGGCGCGCAGCGGATCGCCCTCTCGCGCTGA
- a CDS encoding RNA polymerase sigma factor: MSTSSFQIDVPDTLVARARRGEAAAFEQIYRLFERPAYTLALRLTADAEGARDVVHDAMLRTFEKVRQFRGDAPFWGWLRQIVLNEALMRLRRERTVVFEEIDTDDNLPSEAPAPWLQADASSLEGALTHLPAMTRSVIWLYHVEGYTHAEIAEMTGMTASFSKSQLARGTARLRRLLQPIDEVAPCLTVPA, translated from the coding sequence GTGAGCACGAGTTCCTTCCAGATCGACGTCCCCGACACCCTCGTCGCCCGCGCCCGGCGCGGCGAGGCCGCGGCCTTCGAGCAGATCTATCGCCTGTTCGAGCGGCCAGCCTACACGCTGGCGCTGCGGCTGACCGCCGATGCCGAGGGCGCCCGCGACGTGGTCCACGACGCGATGCTGCGCACGTTCGAGAAGGTGCGGCAGTTCCGCGGCGACGCGCCGTTCTGGGGCTGGCTGCGCCAGATCGTCCTCAACGAGGCCCTGATGCGCCTGCGGCGCGAACGCACCGTGGTGTTCGAGGAGATCGACACCGACGACAACCTGCCCAGCGAGGCGCCGGCGCCGTGGCTGCAGGCCGATGCGAGCAGCCTCGAAGGCGCGCTGACCCACCTGCCGGCGATGACCCGCAGCGTGATCTGGCTCTACCACGTGGAAGGCTATACCCATGCCGAGATCGCCGAGATGACCGGCATGACGGCGAGTTTCTCCAAGTCCCAGTTGGCGCGCGGCACGGCCCGCCTGCGCCGGCTGCTGCAACCGATCGATGAGGTGGCGCCATGCTTGACCGTGCCCGCATGA
- a CDS encoding ABC transporter permease, whose protein sequence is MFNYYLQLGLRSLRRNPILTALMVLGIALGIGASMTTLTVFYLMGSDPIPWKSSKLHYVQLDNWSPDEGANSDNQPPDQVTYRDAVALMDAGKADKQAAMYKISLPVQPENPDVKPFMALGRATYADFFGLFEPAFAYGQAWGRDQDAQHARVIVLSDQTNETLFGGGDSVGKSVRMDGVDYTVVGVLKKWDLRVKYYDLTNGAFNNPEEFFMPFTTAIDTKRRSTGNNSCWRSPGAGWEAYLDSDCVWIQMWVQLDSPARQEEYMAFLNSYVEEQKKLGRFPRPLNNRLPDVKQWMTDQEVVSRDVEVQVGLAFAFLMVCLINTIGLLLAKFTRRAGEIGLRRALGASRRQVFAQFLIESGVVGLSGGLIGLALTGLGLVAVRSLYQQYANVTHLDWTMVLMTIGLAILAAVLAGLYPTWRACRVQPAAQLKM, encoded by the coding sequence ATGTTCAACTACTACCTGCAACTGGGCCTGCGCAGCCTGCGGCGCAACCCGATCCTGACCGCGCTGATGGTGCTGGGCATCGCGCTCGGCATCGGCGCCAGCATGACGACGCTGACCGTCTTCTACCTGATGGGCAGCGATCCGATTCCGTGGAAGAGCAGCAAGCTGCACTACGTGCAGCTGGACAACTGGAGCCCGGACGAGGGCGCCAATTCGGACAACCAGCCGCCCGACCAGGTCACCTACCGCGACGCGGTCGCGCTGATGGACGCCGGCAAGGCCGACAAGCAGGCGGCGATGTACAAGATCTCGCTGCCGGTGCAGCCGGAGAACCCGGACGTCAAGCCGTTCATGGCGCTCGGCCGCGCGACCTACGCCGATTTCTTCGGACTGTTCGAGCCGGCGTTCGCCTACGGCCAGGCCTGGGGCCGCGACCAGGACGCCCAGCACGCGCGCGTGATCGTGCTCAGCGACCAGACCAACGAGACGCTGTTCGGCGGCGGCGACAGCGTCGGCAAGAGCGTGCGCATGGACGGCGTGGACTACACGGTGGTCGGCGTCCTCAAGAAATGGGACCTGCGCGTCAAGTACTACGACCTGACCAACGGCGCGTTCAACAATCCCGAGGAATTCTTCATGCCGTTCACGACGGCGATCGACACCAAGCGCCGCTCGACCGGCAACAACAGCTGCTGGCGCTCGCCGGGGGCCGGCTGGGAGGCCTACCTCGACTCGGACTGCGTCTGGATCCAGATGTGGGTGCAGCTCGACTCGCCGGCACGCCAGGAGGAATACATGGCCTTCCTCAACAGCTACGTCGAGGAGCAGAAGAAGCTGGGCCGCTTCCCGCGCCCGCTCAACAACCGGCTGCCCGACGTCAAGCAGTGGATGACCGACCAGGAAGTGGTCTCGCGCGACGTGGAGGTGCAGGTCGGGCTGGCGTTCGCGTTCCTGATGGTGTGCCTGATCAACACGATCGGCCTGCTGCTGGCCAAGTTCACGCGCCGTGCCGGCGAGATCGGCCTGCGCCGCGCGCTCGGCGCCAGCCGGCGCCAGGTGTTCGCGCAGTTCCTGATCGAATCGGGCGTGGTGGGCCTGAGCGGCGGCCTGATCGGCCTGGCGCTGACCGGCCTGGGCCTGGTCGCGGTGCGCAGCCTCTACCAGCAGTACGCCAACGTCACGCACCTGGACTGGACGATGGTGTTGATGACGATCGGCCTGGCGATCCTCGCCGCGGTGCTCGCCGGCCTGTATCCGACCTGGCGTGCCTGCCGCGTGCAGCCCGCCGCGCAACTGAAGATGTAA
- a CDS encoding alpha/beta fold hydrolase has protein sequence MQESAPPLVCVHGAGAGGWEWAIWARVFTARGHAVIAPDLMPAGDGLAATRLADYRAQVVAWCEAAGTAPILAGASLGGLLALAAAAQVRPAALILVNPLPPAGILARPLHAPPGPIVPWGSERSLAGTRRALQGCDDAACLYAYRRWRDESGAVIAEARAGVAVEPPRCPVLVLCGALDTDVPPSVGRALATRIGADFVCPPDIGHVDPLLGRAAAGCAERAAAWLSLRLPAPDA, from the coding sequence ATGCAGGAAAGCGCGCCGCCCCTGGTGTGTGTCCACGGCGCGGGCGCCGGCGGCTGGGAATGGGCGATCTGGGCGCGCGTGTTCACCGCGCGCGGCCACGCGGTCATCGCGCCGGACCTGATGCCGGCCGGCGACGGGCTGGCGGCGACGCGCCTGGCCGACTACCGCGCCCAGGTCGTCGCCTGGTGCGAGGCCGCCGGCACCGCGCCGATCCTGGCCGGCGCCAGCCTCGGCGGCCTGCTGGCGCTGGCCGCCGCCGCCCAGGTGCGGCCGGCCGCGCTGATCCTCGTCAATCCGCTGCCGCCCGCCGGCATCCTCGCGCGGCCGCTGCACGCACCGCCCGGCCCGATCGTGCCGTGGGGCAGCGAGCGCTCGCTGGCCGGCACGCGCCGCGCGCTCCAGGGCTGCGACGATGCCGCCTGCCTGTACGCCTACCGCCGCTGGCGCGACGAGTCCGGTGCCGTCATCGCCGAAGCGCGCGCCGGCGTCGCCGTCGAACCGCCGCGCTGCCCGGTCCTGGTGCTCTGCGGCGCGCTCGACACCGACGTGCCGCCGAGCGTGGGCCGCGCACTGGCGACGCGCATCGGCGCCGACTTCGTCTGCCCGCCGGACATCGGCCACGTCGATCCCCTGCTCGGCCGCGCCGCCGCCGGCTGCGCCGAGCGGGCCGCCGCCTGGCTGTCGCTGCGGCTGCCGGCGCCGGACGCCTGA
- a CDS encoding endonuclease/exonuclease/phosphatase family protein has protein sequence MPILPLRRLCVGLLLLVLAGCGLAPPHKAGDLKIASWNLEHLAEADGSGCRPRTEADYAALRRYADQLDADVVAFQEVESAQAARRVFPPDRYDIVFSRRPDSGRHGYCRRGGEEGGLTIRQQSVGFAIRKGLPYARHPDLSALALGNPDLRWGVDVTVRGAQPVRLLALHLKSGCSSGAKAEACPTLFDQMPVVGQWMAARRDEGVAFAVLGDWNRRLALAGDPLWPQLAQAAGVPLTDAAGGRGATCKQRFRDFIDHIVLGPAAAGRLAPDSFEEFTYGVAEAEHPSDHCPIAVRLR, from the coding sequence ATGCCCATCCTTCCGCTACGCCGGCTGTGCGTCGGCCTTCTCCTCCTCGTGCTGGCCGGCTGCGGCCTGGCGCCGCCGCACAAGGCCGGCGACCTCAAGATCGCCAGCTGGAACCTCGAGCATCTCGCCGAGGCCGACGGCAGCGGCTGCCGGCCGCGCACCGAGGCCGACTACGCGGCGCTGCGCCGCTACGCCGACCAGCTCGATGCCGACGTGGTCGCGTTCCAGGAAGTCGAATCGGCGCAGGCGGCGCGGCGCGTGTTCCCGCCGGACCGCTACGACATCGTCTTCTCGCGCCGGCCCGACAGCGGGCGGCACGGCTATTGCCGGCGCGGCGGCGAGGAAGGCGGCCTGACGATCCGCCAGCAGAGCGTCGGCTTCGCGATCCGCAAGGGGCTGCCGTATGCGCGCCACCCGGACCTGAGCGCGCTGGCGCTCGGAAACCCGGACCTGCGCTGGGGCGTGGACGTCACGGTACGCGGCGCGCAGCCGGTGCGCCTGCTCGCCCTGCACCTCAAGAGCGGCTGCTCCAGCGGGGCCAAGGCCGAGGCCTGCCCGACGCTGTTCGACCAGATGCCGGTCGTCGGACAGTGGATGGCGGCGCGCCGCGACGAAGGCGTCGCCTTCGCCGTGCTCGGCGACTGGAACCGGCGCCTGGCGCTGGCCGGCGATCCGCTGTGGCCGCAGCTGGCGCAGGCCGCCGGCGTGCCGCTGACCGACGCCGCCGGCGGCCGTGGCGCCACCTGCAAGCAGCGTTTCCGCGACTTCATCGACCACATCGTGCTGGGCCCGGCCGCCGCCGGGCGCCTGGCGCCGGATTCGTTCGAGGAATTCACCTACGGCGTCGCGGAAGCCGAGCACCCGTCGGACCATTGCCCGATCGCCGTCCGCCTGCGCTGA
- a CDS encoding ABC transporter ATP-binding protein: MLKMTHLQKVYRTHLIETHALRDFSIHVRAGEFVAVTGPSGSGKTTFLNIAGLLEEFTGGEYWLDGVDVRGLDDNARSKLRNEKIGFIFQSFNLIPDLNLFDNVDVPLRYRGFPAAERKRRIEESLGRVGLSSRMKHYPSELSGGQQQRVAIARALAGSPRLLMADEPTGNLDSLMARGVMELLEEINRQGTTIVMVTHDPELAARAQRNVHVMDGQVTDLGDEISLRRHKAAGASDHAVAG; the protein is encoded by the coding sequence ATGCTGAAGATGACCCACCTGCAGAAGGTCTACCGTACCCACCTGATCGAGACGCACGCCTTGCGCGACTTCTCCATCCACGTCCGCGCCGGCGAGTTCGTCGCGGTGACCGGTCCGTCCGGCTCGGGCAAGACGACCTTCCTCAACATCGCCGGCCTGCTGGAGGAATTCACCGGCGGCGAGTACTGGCTCGACGGCGTGGACGTGCGCGGCCTGGACGACAACGCGCGCTCGAAGCTGCGCAACGAGAAGATCGGCTTCATCTTCCAGAGCTTCAACCTGATCCCCGACCTGAATCTCTTCGACAACGTCGACGTGCCGCTGCGCTATCGCGGCTTCCCGGCGGCCGAGCGCAAGCGTCGCATCGAGGAGTCCCTGGGCCGCGTGGGCCTGTCCTCGCGCATGAAGCACTACCCCTCGGAGCTGTCCGGCGGCCAGCAGCAGCGCGTGGCGATCGCGCGTGCGCTGGCCGGCTCGCCGCGCCTGCTGATGGCCGACGAGCCGACCGGCAACCTCGATTCGCTGATGGCGCGCGGCGTCATGGAACTGCTCGAGGAGATCAACCGCCAAGGCACGACGATCGTCATGGTCACCCACGATCCGGAGCTGGCTGCGCGCGCGCAGCGCAACGTGCACGTCATGGACGGCCAGGTCACCGACCTCGGCGACGAGATCAGCCTGCGCCGGCACAAGGCGGCGGGCGCGTCCGATCACGCGGTCGCCGGCTGA
- a CDS encoding ABC transporter permease — protein sequence MEIRPILSALMRSKVSMILIGLQVALTLAIVCNALFIIGQRLDLMNRPSGMNEADTFTIGSIGFGQGFDVRSTITADLNLLRGLPGVAAATTTNAFPLSNSGWSSGLSLAPGQRTSTANTAFYFVDEHGIAAFGTQLVAGRDFKAEEIGFRTPNDEQLPRVAIMTRALAKLMFPDVADPVGKSFYFGGDDDAEPATVIGIIDHLQAPWVGSSIVDNALLLPSVLTGGSSASYLIRTEPGRRDEVMKAVEEKLGTANRSRIVRGLRSMEDRRTQVYAEDRAMTIILGSVIVALLGITALGIVGMASFWVAQRTRQIGTRRALGATRGDILRYFQTENFIITTLGLIVGGVLAYAFSLWLMNSYQSPRLPWYYVPVGFLCLWLLGQLAVLGPALRASRVPPAVATRSV from the coding sequence ATGGAAATCCGTCCGATTCTCTCCGCGCTGATGCGCAGCAAGGTCTCGATGATCCTGATCGGCCTGCAGGTGGCGCTGACGCTGGCGATCGTCTGCAACGCGCTGTTCATCATCGGCCAGCGCCTGGACCTCATGAACCGCCCCAGCGGCATGAACGAGGCCGACACCTTCACGATCGGCAGCATCGGCTTCGGCCAGGGCTTCGACGTGCGCTCGACGATCACCGCCGACCTCAACCTGCTGCGCGGCCTGCCGGGCGTCGCCGCGGCGACCACGACCAACGCGTTCCCGCTCAGCAACAGCGGCTGGAGCAGCGGCCTCAGTCTCGCGCCGGGGCAGCGCACGTCCACCGCCAACACGGCGTTCTACTTCGTCGACGAGCACGGCATCGCCGCATTCGGAACCCAGCTCGTCGCCGGGCGCGACTTCAAGGCCGAGGAGATCGGCTTCCGCACGCCCAACGACGAACAACTGCCGCGCGTGGCGATCATGACGCGGGCGCTGGCCAAGCTGATGTTCCCCGACGTCGCCGATCCGGTCGGCAAGTCGTTCTACTTCGGCGGCGACGATGACGCCGAGCCGGCCACCGTCATCGGCATCATCGACCACCTGCAGGCGCCGTGGGTCGGCTCCAGCATCGTCGACAACGCGCTGCTGCTGCCGTCGGTGCTGACCGGCGGCAGCTCGGCGAGCTACCTGATCCGCACCGAGCCCGGACGCCGCGACGAGGTCATGAAGGCGGTCGAGGAGAAGCTGGGGACCGCCAACCGCAGCCGCATCGTCCGCGGCCTGCGCTCGATGGAGGACCGCCGCACCCAGGTCTACGCCGAGGACCGGGCGATGACGATCATCCTCGGCAGTGTCATCGTCGCGCTGCTGGGCATCACGGCGCTCGGCATCGTCGGCATGGCCAGCTTCTGGGTCGCCCAGCGCACGCGCCAGATCGGCACCCGCCGCGCCCTCGGCGCCACCCGCGGCGACATCCTGCGCTACTTCCAGACCGAGAACTTCATCATCACCACGCTCGGCCTGATCGTCGGCGGCGTGCTGGCGTACGCGTTCAGCCTGTGGCTGATGAACAGCTACCAGTCGCCGCGGCTGCCGTGGTACTACGTGCCGGTCGGCTTCCTCTGCCTCTGGCTGCTCGGCCAGCTGGCGGTGCTGGGACCGGCGTTGCGCGCGTCGCGCGTGCCGCCTGCCGTCGCCACGCGAAGCGTGTAA